CTCATCGTTGCTTCTGCACCAGGGTTGCAATGTCTGCACTCAGCCGCGGTTGCCAGTGGGCAATGTATGGCTTTGGATAGTCCTGGTTGGCCTCCTGCCTGGTCCACGGGCTGGCGCGTGGGGACAGAAGGTGAACCGGCCGTCATATTGCAACGCACCTCCGGTGGCTCAAGAGTGTATAGATGGAATTCCAAGTAATCCTTGGAAGTGTTGCCCCCCTTTCCCCCGGAGCTTTCTTGAACCCCTCTTCCTCTCTTCGCGTCCACCCGGGTCGCGTCTGCGTGCTGGTGCTGGCGCTGCTGGCGCTCCTTCCTTCCGCTGCGACAGCCGCGGACCTCTACGTCAGCCCGAGTGGCTCCGACTCGAATTCCGGAACCTCCTCCTCGTCCCCGCTGAAGACGATTCAGGCCGCGCTGGACAAGGCGACGGCGGGCACGACGATTCACCTGGCCGCGGGCACCTACCGCGAGCGGCCGGTGACGAAGCGGGCGGGCACCGCGACGGCGCCCATCACCCTCAAGGGGCCAGAGACGGGCAAGGCCCGCTCGGGGCGCTACAAGGCGGTGCTGTTCGGCACGAGCCGCGTCTTCAACATCGACCACAGCCACTACGCGCTGGAGGGGTTCACGATTGATGGGCAGGAGAAGCTCGTCAACAAGACCTGGCCCACGAGCCTGTCAGGCGTGCGCCAGTTCAAGGACGACAACCAGACCCTCATCTCCGACGGGCGGCTCATCTACATCGGCTCGTCGGACTCGTCGCGGGACATCACCGGCGTGGTGATTCGCGACATGTTCGTCAACGGCGCGGGTGGCGAGTGCATCCGCATGCGCAACAACGCGGATGGGAACGAAGTCGCCCACTCGGTCATCCAGTGGTGCGGGATGTTCGCCAAGGACGACGGGGATGGCGACAAGTATCACAACGGCGAGGGCGTCTATATCGGCACCAGCCCCAAGTCGACCACCCAGCCGATGTATGCCAATGACCACAGCGCGTTCAATGACATCCACGACAACACGATTCACACGTTCGGCTCGGAGTGCCTCAACGTGAAGGAGAACGCGCACGGCAACACGTTCGCCAGGAACGACTGCCGCTACAACGACGAGCCGCTGGAGTTCCTCGGCAGCCTCGTCGAGCTGCGGGGCCACGACAACGTGCTGGACTCCAACGTCTTCTCCGGCAGCCGCAGCTACGTGCTCAAGCTCAAGTCGGACTCCGGCGCCTACGACAAGGGCGGCAACTCGGCCACCAACAACACCTTCCGCGAGGCGGTGGGCGCGTTCATCCGCAACGACCACAGCGCGTCGCAGGACACCTTCTGCGGCAATACGTTCGATTCCTCGGCTCCGATCCTGACGGGCAACTCCGTGGGCACTCCGACGGCGCCGTGCTCGGGTGGTGGGGACACGACGCCTCCCACGGCTCCGACGGGGTTGACGGCGACGGCGGCCTCCAGCAGCGAGGTCGACCTGTCCTGGAGCGCGAGCTCGGACAACGTCGGGGTGACGTCGTACGCGGTGCTCCGCGATGGCACGAGGGTGGCGACGGTCAGCGGGCGGACGTACCGCGACGGAGGCAGGGCGGCGAGCACCACCTACGCGTACCGGGTGTCGGCCAGCGACGCCGCGGGCAATGTGTCGGCGCCGTCCGCGACGGTGAGCGTGACGACGCTCGCGACGACGGGCCCGGCCCTCATCAGCGAGTCCTTCGACAGCTCGGCGGGCGGGATGACTGTCGTGCGGGGCGGCACCTGGGGCGTCAGCGGCGGGCGCTATGTGCTGTCCTCGCCAGCGGCGGGCACGGTGGCGCAGGGCAACGGCAACCTGGCCGTGCACGCCACGTCCGTGTCGGGCGACTTCACGCTCACCACCACCGCGAGGTCGACGGGAACCAGCGGCACCTTCGACGACTTCTCGGTGGTGTTCGGCTACGTGGACACGGCGAACTACTACTTCGCGAGCTTCAACGAGGGGAATGACGCCAACACCCATGGCCTCTTCCGCGTCCAGGCCGGCGCCATCACCCAGGTTGCCGACTTCACCAGCGTCATCAGCACCGGGGTGGATTACTCCATCCAGGTGCAGCGCACCGGGGCCACGCTTCGCGTGTCGCGGGACGGCGTGCTGGCCGCCGAGGTGGTGGACTCGACGTTCACCTTCGGGAAGGTGGGCTATGGCAGCCGCAACGACGCGGCGTCGTTCGACAACCTCCGCGTCACCGTTGCCAGCGCGGACACGTCGGCGCCCTCGGCCCCGACGGGGTTGAGCGCCACGGCCGCCTCCAGCACCGAGGTCGACCTGACCTGGAATGCGAGCTCCGACAACGTCGGGGTGACAGCGTACGTGGTGTCCCGGGGAAGCACGCCCGTGTGCACGGTGTCCGCGCTGTCGTGCAGCGACACGGGGCTGAGCCCGGCGACGACGTACAGCTACTCCGTCCGGGCCCGCGACGCGGCCGGCAACGTGTCAACCGCGAGCAGCACGGGGAGCGTGACGACTCCGGCGGGCGGCGGCTCGACGCTGCTGGCGGATGACTTCGCGTCGTATTCGAGCTTCCCGGCGGGAGGCTGGACGAATGTCACCGGCAACGGAAGCTGGGCCATCGTCACGGATGGCACGTCGGCGGCCCGGCAGCAGTCCTCCACGTCCGCGACCTACCTCGTCACGGCGGGCCAGCCGACGTGGGCCAGCTACACTTTCTCGGCCCGGATGAAGACCGGCTCGACGAGCGTCCGCAACGGGCTCGTCGCCCGATATGTGGACGGGAACAACTACTACTTCCTCCTGCTCCACAACGGGAACGTGGTGCTGAACAAGAAGGTCGCCGGCTCCACGGTGACGCTGCAGTCGGTGCCCTTCACCGCGAGCACGTCGGCGTTCCACACGCTCTCCCTGGTGGTTCAGGGCACGTCACTCCAGGGCTACGTGGACGGGGTGCTCCGCGTGCAGGGCTCGGACACGAGCCTGACGGCGGGGAAGGTGGGCTTCTATGCGAATGGAGTCGCCACCTTCGACGATGTGCTCGTGACGGCTCCGTGAGGGCTTCAACTCCACGCCGGAGCAAGGAGGGCCGCTGATGTGCGCGGATTGAATTTCTCCGCCCCGACGGAACTCTTGCCCGGGTCCGGACGACAATCGGACATCACGAAGAGGGGGAACACATGTCGGTCTTCAATCGCATTCCCGCGCCAGCCAATGCCGCGCTCCAGGTGGCCGAGGCGCTTCGCCGTCAGGCCCAGGCCCAGGCTCAGGCCCAGGCCCAGGCTCAGGCTCAAGCTCAAGCCCAGGCCCAGGCGCAGCAGAAGGCCTCCGGCGGGCAGCAGGCCGGTGGTGGCGCGGGTGGAATGGCGAGTCGGGCCGGAAGCTCCTTCGAGGCACAGCCGCTCTCCAGGAAGCTGGACCTCTCGGGCGAGGGGACCCAGCAGGTCGCGTACTTCCAGCCGCTGGAAACCACCCAGGAGTCGGAGGAGGCCGCCCCCCTGACGCCGCTGGAGCCCCAAAGGACGCCCGTGGGCATCTCCGTGGGTGAGGTGTCGCACCAGGAAGGCACCGTCTACAGCGACAACGTCCCCGCGGTGCTGGCGGGCACGATTCCCGGCGCCAACTACTGCGCGTCCACCGCGTTCGCCGGCATCGCCGAGTCGGTTCCGGGCTGGGCCAGCGAGGCGGGCATCCACGCCGTGCTCGACGAGCACGGCACGGGCTCGTCGATTGCCATCTGGGACCAGATTTCCGCCGACCCCTCCTTTGGCGAGAGGAACCCGACCACCGGGCAGCGCCCGGGGCTGACTCCCGCGTCGGGGCAGATTCGCGAGGTGGAGCTGCCAGACGGACAGCCGATGCCCGTCGAGCTGACGGTGGGCGACGAGACGCTGCGCTTCCAGGCCGTCGAGGTGGAGATTCGCAACGACGTGGACACGCTGGTGCCGGAGACCGCGACCTCCACGCTTGAGTCCCTGGAGGACATGGAAGTGGGAGAGGTGCGCGCGGTGATGATGCGCCCCATCAACTTCGACGGCACCTCGGCGCCGACGGAGGTGGGGCACTGGGTGCTCGTCGAGAAGACGGGCGAGGACAGCTACCGGCTCACCCAGTCGGCACCGGAGGACTGGGCGCTGCTCGGTGGAAGCGGAGGCACGCCCGACGGCGGGCGGTACGTGCACGAGTTCACCGGCGACACCGCGCTTCAGGACGTCAGCAGCTATATCCATGCCGAGGCGCAGTACTCCGCGAAGAACGCGGGCATGTACGCCGTCGTCGTCCTCGAGCCGGTGGTTTCCGAGTAGGGACACCGGGCCCTGGCTCGGTCCGGTGGCAGGGGCCCGAGCCAGGTGTTCACCGCTTCACGTCAGAGCGCCCTGCCGCGAGCCTGGAGCCGGCCGCGGCGGGGCGCCTGTCTGCTCACTGCTCCTGCACGTTGCTCCAGGCCGCATCACCCGTCACCCACTGTGTCACCCAGGTGTTGAGCGTCACGCCGGTGGTGCTGGTGATGGTGTTGAGCCCGCTCAGGAAGGTGTGCTGCGTCCCCACCTTCAGGAAGTACTTCGCGTTGGCCCGTCCGTCGTACGACGACGTGAGCAGCTGGAGCGTCAGTGTCCGGTATGTCGCGGCGGGATACCCGAAGAAGGCGCGCAACACGTTGTCCTGGTCCCACGCGAGCAGTCCGAACCGCGTGTCCGGATACGTGTCCGCCAGATACGCGGGGAACTTCGTGAAGTCCGTGGTGCAGTCGGTGCACGCGGCTGGAATCGACACGCCCCAGTTGGTGAGCCACGTGTTGAGGAGCGGGCCGGCGGGCGTAATCATCTGCCCCGAGTCGGCGAGCACATGCACCTCCGCGCTCGGGAACGCGGCGATGACCCGCTCGTAGTTGAGCTGTGCGCCGAACGCGCCCGCGCTGCTGCCGGCGAGGAACACGCGCTGCGTGGTGGGGAAGGTGGCGGCCAGCCGGGGGAGCCAGGCCTGCACGTTGGCGGCACCCTTGTGGTGCACCTGGTTGGCCCCGTAGGTCTGGACCGCGTTGCCCCCGTGGACGTCGCCCGTGCAGTAGGGGACGAAGATGAAGGACATGTCCTGGAAGGGGTTGGCCTCCTGGACCCGGTTGAACATGTAGAGGTTCCGGCTGCCTTCGGTCTGGAACTGGGCGGCCTGGTAGCCCGTGCTCAGGTAGCTCGCGCTCGGCCGCGTGAAGCAGGTCAGCTCGTCCCAGCAGGCGCCTCCGCCCTGCATGAAGATGTAGAGGTCCGTGCTCGCGTTGGTCGGGTTGATGCCGATGCCCGTCTGCGCGCCGTTGCCACACGCCGTGCCGGCGACGTCCACCCAGGTCCAGACCTCGGGGTCCGCGACGATGGCCAGCCCACCGTCGGGGTCGGCCGTCCCGGCGTCGAAGCCCGCGTCGGCATTGCCGCCGGGCGTGCCCGCATCGATGCACTCGGGGTTGAGCTCGCGGTCGCACGTGTCGTCGTCGTCGTCACCGCACGCGGCGAACCAGAGCGGAACCGAGGCGAAGAACAGCGTCAGGAGGAGCTTGCGCATGGTGCGAAAGTGTCCCCGTGCCTGGGAGGGCCGGCAATCACCCCATGACCGCGCACCCGGCGGGCCGTGGACTTCTGCACGCTCCATCGGCCCGGCGGACGCTTCCGTCAGGCCCGCGCGTACTTCTTCCGCAGCTCGACCTTGATGACCTTGCCCGAGGGCGTGCGCGGCAGGGACTCCACCACGTGGAAGATGCGGGGCGCCTTGTACTTCGCCAGGCGGGCCTCGCAGTGGGCTCGGAAGCTGGCCTCGTCGAAGGCCGTCCCCGGCTTCAGGACGAGGAGGGCGGCGACCGTCTCTCCCCAGTCCGGGTGCGGAATGCCGATGACCGCCGACTCGGTGAGGGTCGGGTGGCTGGCGAGCGCGTCTTCGACTTCCTTCGAGTACACATTCTCTCCGCCGGTGATGATCATGTCCTTCAGCCGGTCGACGATGAACAGGTAGCCGTCCTCGTCGATGCGGGCCACGTCGCCCGTGCGGTACCAGCCGTCATGGAACGCGGCGGCGGTGGCCTCCGGGTCCCGGTGGTAGCCGAGCATCATCGACTGGCACCGCATCCAGATTTCGCCCACCTCGCCCGGCTTCGCCTCCGTCCCGGCGTCGCGCATCACCTTCACGTCGCAGCCGCTGACGGCATACCGGCCGATGGAGCCCGCCTTGGCGACCTGCTCCTCC
This is a stretch of genomic DNA from Pyxidicoccus trucidator. It encodes these proteins:
- a CDS encoding fibronectin type III domain-containing protein, which encodes MNPSSSLRVHPGRVCVLVLALLALLPSAATAADLYVSPSGSDSNSGTSSSSPLKTIQAALDKATAGTTIHLAAGTYRERPVTKRAGTATAPITLKGPETGKARSGRYKAVLFGTSRVFNIDHSHYALEGFTIDGQEKLVNKTWPTSLSGVRQFKDDNQTLISDGRLIYIGSSDSSRDITGVVIRDMFVNGAGGECIRMRNNADGNEVAHSVIQWCGMFAKDDGDGDKYHNGEGVYIGTSPKSTTQPMYANDHSAFNDIHDNTIHTFGSECLNVKENAHGNTFARNDCRYNDEPLEFLGSLVELRGHDNVLDSNVFSGSRSYVLKLKSDSGAYDKGGNSATNNTFREAVGAFIRNDHSASQDTFCGNTFDSSAPILTGNSVGTPTAPCSGGGDTTPPTAPTGLTATAASSSEVDLSWSASSDNVGVTSYAVLRDGTRVATVSGRTYRDGGRAASTTYAYRVSASDAAGNVSAPSATVSVTTLATTGPALISESFDSSAGGMTVVRGGTWGVSGGRYVLSSPAAGTVAQGNGNLAVHATSVSGDFTLTTTARSTGTSGTFDDFSVVFGYVDTANYYFASFNEGNDANTHGLFRVQAGAITQVADFTSVISTGVDYSIQVQRTGATLRVSRDGVLAAEVVDSTFTFGKVGYGSRNDAASFDNLRVTVASADTSAPSAPTGLSATAASSTEVDLTWNASSDNVGVTAYVVSRGSTPVCTVSALSCSDTGLSPATTYSYSVRARDAAGNVSTASSTGSVTTPAGGGSTLLADDFASYSSFPAGGWTNVTGNGSWAIVTDGTSAARQQSSTSATYLVTAGQPTWASYTFSARMKTGSTSVRNGLVARYVDGNNYYFLLLHNGNVVLNKKVAGSTVTLQSVPFTASTSAFHTLSLVVQGTSLQGYVDGVLRVQGSDTSLTAGKVGFYANGVATFDDVLVTAP
- a CDS encoding pectin acetylesterase-family hydrolase, yielding MRKLLLTLFFASVPLWFAACGDDDDDTCDRELNPECIDAGTPGGNADAGFDAGTADPDGGLAIVADPEVWTWVDVAGTACGNGAQTGIGINPTNASTDLYIFMQGGGACWDELTCFTRPSASYLSTGYQAAQFQTEGSRNLYMFNRVQEANPFQDMSFIFVPYCTGDVHGGNAVQTYGANQVHHKGAANVQAWLPRLAATFPTTQRVFLAGSSAGAFGAQLNYERVIAAFPSAEVHVLADSGQMITPAGPLLNTWLTNWGVSIPAACTDCTTDFTKFPAYLADTYPDTRFGLLAWDQDNVLRAFFGYPAATYRTLTLQLLTSSYDGRANAKYFLKVGTQHTFLSGLNTITSTTGVTLNTWVTQWVTGDAAWSNVQEQ